The following proteins are encoded in a genomic region of Bombus pyrosoma isolate SC7728 linkage group LG1, ASM1482585v1, whole genome shotgun sequence:
- the LOC122570296 gene encoding carnitine O-palmitoyltransferase 2, mitochondrial translates to MLPFVFKRNYFKKELIERGKVQLFLQIPRSISVKGDEAYQYIEKSKTPTMHFQPSLPRLPIPKLEDTCRRYLNAQKPLLSKEQLEKTEKYVNEFLTKDGITLHKELIEKDTKNRDTSYISEPWFDMYLRDRRPLPINYNPFIVLNPASNPEYNIQLVKATNLIVSSLRFMKSLKENVLRPEVFYLKPKTNENNVYHTITRLLPPQFSWYGAYLFKAFPLDMSQYHNLFNTTRLPKPEKDQIYENATGRNIIVMRKGHFYSFNVIDENGYIRKPKEIASCLESILGATISINERPIGILTTSERDLWTNTRTYLSQIGNQEILQKIDSAIFTMILDDMHVGTDYNKLIRTYLHADGTNRWFDKSFSLIVTNDGYAGINFEHSWGDGVAVLRFLKDIDNDMTKQPKFCADDIKYLQKGAVEVEKLNFVIDDKVQNIVDKQKEKFGEWIGELSVDHMIFNEFGKNECKTFGVSPDAIMQLAFQLALYYQRNCVVPTYESCSTAAFKHGRTETLRSCTIETKGACEAIAQKNNNLSKSELKNLIINCSNVHNKLSKEAVMGQGFDRHLFALKKIWEHSNTPKPAIFSDPAYDNINHNILSTSTLSDPAICAGGFGPVVNNGYGIGYMIQDERLGAIVTSYKRNNNANEYVKCLEKAFKNIYSIMTCGK, encoded by the exons ATGCTGCCTTTTGTATTCAAACgtaattactttaaaaagGAACTG attgaGCGGGGTAAagtgcaattatttttacaaataccaAG AAGTATATCTGTAAAAGGAGATGAAGCATAtcaatatattgaaaaaagtaAGACTCCAACAATGCATTTTCAACCATCTCTACCACGTTTACCTATTCCAAAATTAGAGGATACATGTAGAAGGTATCTAAATGCACAAAAACCATTGTTATCTAAGGAACAGTTAGAAAAGactgaaaaatatgttaatgaaTTTTTGACTAAAGATGGTATTACATTGcataaagaattaattgaaaaagacaCTAAAAATCGTGATACTAGCTATATTAGTGAACCTTGGTTTGATATGTATCTTCGAGATCGTAGACCTTTACCTATCAACTATAATCCTTTCATAGTCCTTAATCCAGCATCAAATCcagaatataatatacaattagtAAAAGCCACAAATCTTATTGTATCATCATTACGATTTATGAAGTCTTTAAAAGAGAATGTTTTACGACctgaagtattttatttaaagccTAAAACAAATGAGAATAATGTTTACCACACTATTACAAGACTTCTACCTCCTCAATTCAGTTGGTATGgagcttatttatttaag gCCTTTCCATTAGATATGTCACAATATCACAACTTATTTAATACAACAAGATTACCAAAGCCGGAAAAAGATCAAATTTATGAGAATGCAACTGGCAGAAACATAATTGTCATGAGAAAAGGGcacttttattcttttaatgtaATAGATGAAAATGGCTATATTCGTAAACCAAAGGAAATAGCCAGTTGTTTAGAATCTATTTTAGGAGCTACCATATCCATCAATGAAAGGCCTATTGGAATACTTACAACATCTGAGCGTGACTTGTGGACCAACACAAGAACATATTTGTCACAAATTGGTAAccaagaaattttacaaaaaatagaTTCTGCTATATTTACAATGATATTAGATGACATGCATGTTGGCACTGActataataagttaattagGACATATCTCCATGCGGATGGAACAAATAGGTGGTttgataaatcattttctctAATTGTTACAAACGATGGATATGctggaataaattttgaacattCATGGGGAGATGGTGTAGCTGTCTTAAGATTTCTGAAG GATATAGATAATGATATGACAAAACAACCAAAATTCTGTGCtgatgatattaaatatcttcaaaaagGAGCAGTAGAAGTCGAGAAACTCAACTTTGTCATAGATGacaaagtacaaaatattgtggataaacaaaaggaaaaatttgGAGAATGGATAGGAGAATTAAGTGTTGATCatatgatatttaatgaatttggTAAAAATGAGTGTAAAACATTTGGTGTAAGTCCTGATGCAATTATGCAGTTAGCTTTCCAGCTAGCTTTATATTATCAAAGAAACTGTGTAGTACCAACATATGAATCTTGTAGTACAGCAGCATTTAAACATGGTCGAACAGAAACTTTGAGATCATGCACAATCGAAACGAAAGGAGCATGTGAAGCTATAGCtcaaaagaataataatttatccaaatctgaattgaaaaatttaataattaattgcagTAATGTTCACAATAAACTCTCCAAGGAAGCTGTTATGg GGCAAGGATTTGATAGACATTTATTtgcgttaaaaaaaatttgggAGCATTCAAATACTCCGAAACCAGCTATTTTTTCGGATCCAGcgtatgataatataaatcataatattttatctacatCAACTCTTTCAGATCCAGCTATATGTGCTGGTGGTTTTGGACCAGTAGTAAACAATGGATATGGAATTGG ATACATGATTCAAGATGAAAGATTGGGAGCTATTGTGACAAGTTATAAAAGGAATAATAACGCAAACGAATATGTAAAATGCTTGGAGAAGgcatttaaaaacatttattctATAATGACTTGTGGGAAATGA